The Lewinellaceae bacterium genome includes a region encoding these proteins:
- a CDS encoding sulfite exporter TauE/SafE family protein produces MELEYYHYIIAIVGSALAGAINTLAGNGSAITLTILTELLGLPGNIANGTNRVGVLSQTVASTYAFHRKGKLHIFESRYYIILTIIGAMFGVYVATRISNEAFIQVFRYLMIVMLVVVLVKPKRWLRETDTDNPPSMWFIVPMFLALGFYGGFIQMGMGIFFLAIMVLGARHSLMDSNVIKSLIVAVYTAIVLVIFHYKGLVDWKIGAIMAVGQMIGGYVMANVAAKHPKANVWAHRVLVVVVIVAILRLFDVF; encoded by the coding sequence ATGGAACTGGAATATTACCACTACATCATCGCCATTGTAGGCAGCGCGCTCGCGGGGGCCATCAATACCCTCGCCGGCAACGGTTCGGCCATTACGCTGACGATCCTCACGGAACTGCTCGGCCTGCCGGGCAATATTGCCAACGGAACGAACAGGGTGGGGGTGCTTTCCCAGACGGTGGCCTCCACCTATGCATTCCATCGCAAAGGCAAACTCCATATTTTTGAGAGCCGTTATTACATTATCCTCACCATCATCGGGGCAATGTTCGGGGTTTACGTGGCCACCCGCATCTCCAATGAAGCCTTTATCCAGGTATTCAGGTACCTGATGATCGTGATGCTGGTCGTCGTGTTGGTCAAACCCAAAAGATGGCTTCGTGAGACGGATACTGACAACCCGCCCTCCATGTGGTTTATCGTGCCGATGTTTTTGGCCCTTGGCTTTTACGGCGGGTTCATTCAAATGGGCATGGGGATCTTTTTTCTCGCCATCATGGTGCTGGGTGCCCGCCACAGCCTTATGGACAGCAATGTCATTAAATCGCTCATTGTGGCCGTTTATACGGCGATTGTGTTGGTCATCTTTCACTACAAGGGATTGGTCGATTGGAAAATAGGCGCTATTATGGCGGTAGGGCAAATGATCGGAGGATATGTTATGGCCAATGTGGCGGCGAAACATCCCAAAGCCAATGTCTGGGCTCATCGGGTTTTGGTGGTGGTGGTGATCGTGGCGATTTTGAGGTTATTTGATGTGTTTTAA
- a CDS encoding phosphatidate cytidylyltransferase, with translation MKGFVQRLITAIVFVAVMLGGLFGGLTSFLLLFGIIGALSLWEFSGIVLKDGKHTGLRLFGIFFGLFPYFLLAMGRLGLDIPLWVYSLFIGGVFLVFIYELLRQTAHPFHLTGYLFAGAVYIGGSLTLLLTDAFFTLEGYSPYLIFSMLLLVWSSDTGAYLVGSLIGKTPLAPKISPKKTWEGTVGGWVFSMLVSIALFYIFKEDFLELWQFMALALICGVFGTLGDLVESKFKRSYDIKDSGNLLPGHGGMLDRFDAFFLVVPYVYIFLSLV, from the coding sequence ATGAAAGGTTTCGTGCAAAGGTTGATTACTGCTATCGTTTTTGTGGCCGTAATGTTGGGAGGGTTGTTTGGAGGATTGACCTCATTTCTCCTGCTGTTTGGTATCATTGGCGCACTTTCACTTTGGGAATTTTCAGGCATCGTACTGAAGGATGGAAAGCATACCGGATTGAGATTATTTGGAATATTTTTCGGCCTTTTCCCTTACTTTTTGCTGGCGATGGGGCGCCTCGGTCTGGACATTCCCCTGTGGGTTTATTCCCTTTTCATCGGAGGGGTATTTTTGGTTTTTATTTATGAGTTGTTGCGACAGACGGCGCATCCTTTCCACCTTACAGGTTATTTATTTGCAGGAGCCGTGTACATTGGCGGGTCGCTCACTTTATTGCTGACGGATGCATTTTTTACACTGGAGGGTTATAGCCCCTACCTGATATTCAGTATGTTGCTGTTGGTGTGGTCGAGTGATACAGGGGCCTACCTGGTAGGTTCTTTAATCGGTAAAACGCCACTGGCTCCGAAAATTTCACCGAAAAAAACCTGGGAAGGTACCGTTGGCGGATGGGTATTTTCCATGTTGGTCAGCATCGCCTTGTTTTATATTTTCAAGGAGGATTTTCTCGAACTTTGGCAATTTATGGCCCTGGCCCTGATATGCGGTGTTTTTGGCACCCTGGGCGACCTGGTGGAATCCAAGTTCAAACGCAGTTACGATATTAAGGATTCGGGGAATTTGCTTCCGGGACATGGCGGGATGCTCGACAGGTTTGATGCCTTTTTTCTCGTAGTTCCTTATGTGTACATTTTTCTAAGCCTGGTTTAA
- a CDS encoding glycosyltransferase family 4 protein, translating into MLNIGFDAKRLFNNFTGLGNYSRTLLLDLSANFPEEVYFLYTPKVKSLPATNFFLNSPGFQVHRPKRAQKVFWRSLGIKKMLKKHEIDVFHGLSHEIPLGIQHTGIKSVVTIHDLIFKHYPKQYKPIDNLIYDAKFKYACRHADKIVAISESTRKDIIDFYHIDPEKIEVIYQSCNDQFKQKWTVGKINAVLEKYNLPQDFILYVGSVIERKNLLNIVKAIKILPKNVTPHLVVVGEGSAYKNKVHEFLAEHGMEEQVSFIAPVFEDIPALYQQAKVFVYPSVYEGFGIPVIEALYSHTPVVTSNVSSLPEAGGPDTLQVDPASIEALAEAIEKALTDEQLRQHMITKGYEYVKKFDGDEAAIQMMEMYRKLNIM; encoded by the coding sequence ATGCTCAATATAGGCTTCGATGCAAAACGATTATTCAATAATTTTACCGGACTGGGAAATTACAGCCGTACGCTTTTGCTCGACCTGTCCGCCAATTTTCCTGAAGAAGTCTATTTCCTTTATACGCCTAAAGTAAAAAGCTTGCCGGCCACCAATTTTTTTCTCAATAGCCCCGGATTTCAGGTGCATAGGCCAAAACGTGCTCAAAAAGTGTTCTGGAGATCCCTGGGCATCAAAAAAATGTTGAAGAAACACGAAATTGATGTGTTTCACGGGCTTAGCCATGAGATTCCATTGGGCATCCAGCATACGGGAATCAAATCTGTAGTCACCATTCACGACCTCATTTTTAAACATTACCCGAAACAGTATAAACCCATCGACAATTTGATTTATGATGCGAAATTTAAATATGCCTGCCGCCATGCCGACAAAATTGTCGCCATCAGCGAAAGCACACGCAAAGACATCATCGATTTTTACCACATCGATCCCGAAAAAATTGAAGTGATCTATCAATCCTGCAACGATCAGTTCAAGCAAAAATGGACGGTCGGAAAAATAAATGCGGTGTTGGAAAAATACAACCTGCCCCAGGATTTTATCCTGTATGTGGGGTCGGTGATAGAACGCAAAAATCTGCTGAATATCGTCAAGGCCATAAAAATACTCCCCAAAAATGTAACCCCTCACCTCGTGGTGGTCGGTGAGGGCAGCGCCTATAAAAATAAGGTCCATGAATTCTTGGCTGAACATGGAATGGAAGAGCAGGTTTCTTTTATTGCCCCTGTTTTTGAAGATATCCCGGCTTTATACCAGCAGGCTAAAGTCTTTGTTTATCCGTCTGTTTATGAAGGGTTTGGGATACCGGTCATTGAAGCTTTGTACAGTCACACTCCCGTGGTCACTTCCAACGTATCCTCCCTTCCCGAAGCTGGTGGCCCGGATACCCTACAGGTGGATCCCGCATCCATTGAGGCATTGGCGGAAGCGATAGAAAAGGCCCTGACCGATGAGCAGTTGCGACAACATATGATTACCAAGGGGTATGAATATGTAAAAAAATTTGACGGAGACGAAGCGGCAATACAAATGATGGAGATGTATCGAAAGCTGAATATTATGTAA
- a CDS encoding DUF433 domain-containing protein — translation MSELLKRITIDDKVCNGRPTIRGYRITVQTILEFLLAGTSGEEILEQYPVLESEDIEACKEFALSMMENKYSVSGTAA, via the coding sequence ATGAGTGAATTATTAAAAAGAATAACAATAGATGATAAGGTTTGTAATGGCAGGCCAACCATTCGGGGGTACAGGATAACGGTGCAAACTATTCTGGAGTTTTTACTGGCAGGGACCAGCGGGGAAGAAATTCTGGAACAATACCCTGTTCTGGAATCTGAAGATATTGAAGCCTGTAAAGAATTTGCATTGTCGATGATGGAAAACAAATATTCTGTAAGTGGAACCGCAGCCTGA
- the mce gene encoding methylmalonyl-CoA epimerase: MVRKVEHIGIAVKNLEESNALFAQLLGKDHYKIEEVLSEGVRTSFFETGDSKIELLEATDPESPIARFIEKKGEGIHHIAFEVENIGQEMERLRQEGFQLLNETPKRGADNKLVCFIHPKSANGVLVELCQSI; the protein is encoded by the coding sequence ATGGTAAGAAAAGTTGAACACATCGGCATTGCCGTCAAAAACCTGGAAGAGAGCAACGCGCTTTTTGCACAACTTCTCGGCAAAGACCATTACAAAATAGAGGAAGTCCTTTCCGAAGGCGTACGCACTTCTTTTTTTGAAACCGGCGATTCAAAGATCGAGTTGCTTGAAGCCACCGACCCGGAGAGCCCCATTGCCCGGTTTATTGAAAAAAAGGGGGAAGGCATTCACCATATCGCCTTTGAAGTGGAAAACATCGGGCAGGAAATGGAGCGATTGCGGCAGGAAGGTTTTCAGCTGCTCAATGAAACACCCAAACGTGGGGCCGACAATAAGCTCGTCTGTTTCATTCATCCCAAAAGTGCCAACGGCGTGCTCGTTGAACTTTGTCAAAGCATATAA
- a CDS encoding DUF4783 domain-containing protein, whose protein sequence is MKKSFVFVLFLAPVIGLLSFDLAAITRAINDGDADALGQYFGPKVEISIADDGNEYSKPAAIEAVRKFFGKNRPLSFVQVHQGTSKGSAAHYCIGNMETKDATFRVYIYLEKVAEDFKIKELRFDKE, encoded by the coding sequence ATGAAAAAATCATTTGTTTTTGTTCTGTTTCTGGCACCGGTCATAGGATTATTGAGTTTTGATTTAGCTGCTATCACCCGCGCCATCAATGATGGAGACGCGGATGCTTTAGGACAATATTTCGGTCCAAAAGTTGAAATTTCGATTGCAGATGATGGAAACGAATATTCCAAACCGGCCGCTATTGAAGCCGTTCGAAAATTTTTCGGCAAAAATCGTCCTTTATCCTTTGTACAGGTACATCAGGGCACCTCCAAAGGAAGTGCTGCGCATTACTGTATCGGAAATATGGAAACAAAGGACGCCACTTTCAGGGTTTACATTTACCTTGAAAAGGTGGCAGAAGATTTTAAAATCAAAGAATTGCGTTTCGATAAGGAATAA
- a CDS encoding pyridoxine 5'-phosphate synthase has product MARLSVNINKIALIRNARGGNLPDLVQVAKDCEKFGAQGITVHPRPDERHIRYADVPLLKEVVQTEFNIEGNPTESFLEMVLRHQPDQCTLVPDDPDALTSDQGWDTIKHEIFLKEVIGRLKAKGIRVSIFLDPVEAQVEGAKKVGADRIEFYTGPYAEFYAQDREKAIREFVRAARVANDIGIGINAGHDLNLDNLAYFRQMIPGLLEVSIGHALISDALYFGLKNTIQLYLARLSE; this is encoded by the coding sequence ATGGCTCGACTCAGTGTAAACATAAATAAAATAGCCCTCATCAGAAATGCAAGAGGCGGTAATCTGCCTGATCTGGTACAGGTAGCTAAAGATTGTGAAAAATTCGGAGCACAGGGCATCACCGTCCACCCGAGGCCGGATGAACGACACATCAGGTATGCCGATGTCCCGTTGTTGAAGGAAGTAGTCCAGACAGAATTCAATATAGAAGGCAATCCTACGGAAAGTTTCCTGGAGATGGTGCTACGGCATCAACCGGACCAGTGTACCCTGGTGCCTGATGATCCCGATGCCCTGACTTCTGATCAGGGGTGGGATACCATCAAACATGAAATTTTCCTGAAGGAGGTGATCGGTCGGCTGAAAGCAAAAGGCATCAGGGTATCCATTTTCCTCGATCCGGTGGAAGCCCAGGTGGAAGGAGCCAAAAAAGTCGGCGCCGACCGCATTGAATTTTATACCGGACCTTATGCCGAGTTTTATGCGCAAGATCGGGAAAAAGCCATCCGGGAGTTTGTCCGGGCGGCCAGGGTGGCCAACGATATAGGCATTGGGATCAATGCCGGCCACGACCTCAACCTGGACAACCTCGCGTATTTCAGGCAGATGATCCCCGGGTTACTGGAAGTTTCCATAGGCCATGCCCTCATCAGCGATGCGCTTTATTTCGGGTTAAAGAATACCATTCAATTATATTTAGCCCGATTATCAGAATAA
- a CDS encoding MarC family protein: protein MIFKDLFAVSLILFSVIDIIGSIPVLIDMKKKGIEIESAKASIVALLLMTVFLYGGASILKLFGVDIPSFAVAGAIVIFLIGLEMILGIRIFHDPPDTKSGSIVPIAFPLVAGAGTMTTIIALKAKYSVIDIQMGIILNIVFVYLVLRSSTWIGKKLGNGGAMILRKVFGIILLSIAIKLFKDNFIMMASGN, encoded by the coding sequence ATGATCTTTAAAGACTTATTCGCCGTATCCCTCATCCTCTTTTCAGTGATTGATATCATCGGTTCCATTCCTGTGCTGATCGATATGAAAAAGAAGGGCATAGAGATTGAATCCGCGAAAGCTTCCATCGTAGCATTGTTGCTCATGACTGTATTTTTATACGGCGGAGCCTCCATCCTCAAATTGTTCGGGGTGGACATTCCCTCATTTGCCGTGGCCGGGGCAATTGTTATTTTTTTAATTGGCCTGGAAATGATCCTCGGTATCCGGATTTTTCACGATCCGCCAGACACAAAATCAGGGAGTATTGTACCCATTGCTTTTCCTCTCGTGGCCGGGGCAGGTACCATGACCACCATTATCGCACTCAAAGCGAAATACAGTGTGATTGATATACAAATGGGCATTATTTTAAACATCGTTTTCGTTTACCTGGTACTGAGATCTTCTACCTGGATCGGAAAAAAACTGGGTAACGGCGGGGCGATGATCCTGAGAAAGGTTTTTGGTATCATCCTCTTATCCATTGCGATAAAGCTGTTTAAGGACAATTTTATCATGATGGCGAGCGGGAATTAA
- a CDS encoding CPBP family intramembrane metalloprotease, protein MEYTDPTEEREPVDNRPNFGQLPGLVEILFVIFLVIILGWGGSQIAQMIARSSGQDLETLLKTLGENNTLGNRNLVRFANLAVHFMSFTLPCLLLAIFIRRNKWYEYLSLNVKPEPRILALASVLIFVAMPFTSLIYWINMQIPLPEWATSLEQGAEEMINALLTMDSPAELLFNLLIIAIVPAIGEELLFRGVFQKVLTRSLRNEHTAIWVTAFLFSMMHMQFEGFFPRFLLGAILGYLFSWSRNLWVPITAHLVFNGIQVILKYFAGGLMENMEAGSVDKPPWFLGIISLIFTIALALHIKRALKKEDTV, encoded by the coding sequence ATGGAATATACTGATCCAACCGAAGAGAGGGAACCCGTGGACAACCGGCCAAACTTTGGACAATTGCCGGGATTGGTGGAGATTCTTTTTGTTATATTCCTGGTCATTATCCTCGGATGGGGCGGTAGCCAGATCGCCCAAATGATTGCCCGCAGCAGCGGCCAGGATCTGGAAACGCTGTTGAAAACGCTGGGGGAAAATAATACCCTGGGCAACAGGAACCTGGTTCGTTTTGCCAACCTGGCAGTACACTTTATGTCCTTTACACTGCCTTGCCTGCTGCTTGCCATTTTTATTCGGCGTAATAAATGGTACGAATATCTTTCCCTCAATGTGAAACCGGAACCCCGTATCCTCGCTTTGGCGAGCGTCCTTATTTTTGTGGCTATGCCTTTTACCAGCCTGATTTATTGGATCAATATGCAGATACCGCTACCGGAATGGGCCACCTCCCTGGAGCAAGGAGCCGAAGAGATGATCAATGCCCTGCTCACCATGGACAGCCCGGCAGAGTTATTGTTCAACCTGCTCATCATAGCCATCGTGCCGGCAATAGGCGAAGAACTTTTATTCCGGGGCGTTTTTCAGAAGGTACTGACCAGGTCGTTGAGGAATGAACACACGGCCATTTGGGTCACGGCTTTCCTTTTTAGTATGATGCATATGCAATTTGAGGGATTTTTCCCGAGATTTCTGTTGGGGGCTATATTGGGATACCTGTTTAGCTGGAGCCGGAATTTGTGGGTGCCCATTACGGCACATTTGGTTTTTAACGGTATCCAGGTAATATTGAAGTATTTTGCCGGTGGACTGATGGAAAATATGGAGGCAGGGAGCGTGGACAAGCCGCCATGGTTCCTGGGCATCATCTCTTTGATTTTTACCATTGCGCTTGCACTGCATATAAAACGGGCGTTAAAAAAAGAGGATACAGTATGA